Part of the Saccharomyces paradoxus chromosome XI, complete sequence genome, AAATTTAATAATGGTATTCCAAATAGTACTGGAATGGGTATTCTTAAAACTATAGTGTCCATCCACCTGCTGTAAATCCTGAACAAAGGTGTAAATAGAAAAAGGGAACATAACTagaataatgatgaaacaGAAGATTAGTAGCCTTGCAAACCTTGTCAAGTTTAAACCCGAATTGGTACAGTGTAAAATATCTCTAACATCTTTGCGTTTTTTATAGAAAACGAACAGCACCAAGGTGGCATAAACGGCACCCACAAATGACCATATAAGCATCCACATTGTATACAAAATAGTAGTAATCCATGTCGGGGACAATAGGTTTTGGCAGCCATTGTAGCGAGCGATACCATATCTAAACACTTGTAATAGATACGAAAATCCCATGATCATCACGGGTGTGAATAAGCTAATCACAAGGTCCTTGACGATTTTTGTCCAAGATGACAGATCCGGTAAAACACTATCTGCCTTCAGAATAGCATGCAAGTTGTAAATGATGTTCGTAACGGCACACGATATGCCAATATTCGCTCCAACTTGCAACTTGATGACAATATCGCACCAGCCTTTACCATCCCATCTCGTGAGGAAATCGTCGTCACTCCATATCGCCGCATCTACAATACATGTTATATTCATTATGAGGAGCCATGTTATCAAAATGATTGCTGGAATATTTTTCGTATGTGAGTGCCATGCTAAAGGGGGAACTAATAATATCACAGCTAGCAGACAAAGCCCTATTATTGTTGACTTGTATGACATTGTACTTTATTGAGTGGtgttctttgttttctacACAGATTTAATTGTGTTAGTTAAAACGTGGTAGGTAATGAATGTGTCAATATTCcataaaataaatttttgggAATTCATAAATTATTCTTGTCTCAGACATGCTcatatgcatatatatatatatatatatatgccATTTCAGAAGAACAACTTCCGCCCTACTCGTGTGTAAAATTGTGCCTCTCCGCGATAACGGCCAAATGAAACGCATCCAATGATGCAATTATTGACAAAGTTTCAAAGTTCCCACCATTTATTCCTTCATTTACACATTGATAGTCGAGAAGTTTCCTAATTAGTGTCACAATGacagaaaaatttgtacCGACGCTTCTAACAA contains:
- the STE3 gene encoding Ste3p (Receptor for a factor pheromone~similar to YKL178C), translated to MSYKSTIIGLCLLAVILLVPPLAWHSHTKNIPAIILITWLLIMNITCIVDAAIWSDDDFLTRWDGKGWCDIVIKLQVGANIGISCAVTNIIYNLHAILKADSVLPDLSSWTKIVKDLVISLFTPVMIMGFSYLLQVFRYGIARYNGCQNLLSPTWITTILYTMWMLIWSFVGAVYATLVLFVFYKKRKDVRDILHCTNSGLNLTRFARLLIFCFIIILVMFPFSIYTFVQDLQQVDGHYSFKNTHSSTIWNTIIKFDPGRPIYNIWLYVLMSYLVFLIFGLGSDALDMYSKFLRSIKLGFVLDLWKTFVDKNKEKRVGKLLTKLSPGKEFHNPFSTDSENYISTYTENYSPCAGTPISQAHFYVDYRIPDDLGRSQNKSRKNLFASKETDDILDDIELKESRHIPYLTQGQSFDDEISLGGFSKVTLDYSEKLHNSATSNLEGESLCYSPAFKEEDSSSNEHSSESTAGP